DNA sequence from the Candidatus Planktophila sulfonica genome:
TCGTTCGCCATGGCGAAACTGTTTTAACGCCTGCTCGTAAGTTTTCAGGCACTGGTTCACTTGATCCAGAGCTGATGCAAGAAGGCCTAGATCAAGCAGATCTGGTTGCAGAAGAGTGCGCAAAGCTAGGCGCAGAAATTCTTATTGCATCACCTCTAAATCGCACCCGCCAAACAGCAGAAGCCATCTCTCGAGCAACTGGACTTGAAATCATCTTTGATAAAGCTTGGTACGAACTTTCATTCGGTTCATGGGATGGAAAAGCTATTGAAGAGGTAAGGGAAGAAGAGCCAGATAATTACCAGGCTTGGATTAACTCATCTTCTTACGCACCTCCTGGCGGGGGAGAGTCCTATGACGAAGCTTCAATTCGCATCGAAGAAGCTCTCGAAAAATTAGTCGCTGAGTACCCTGGCAAGAAGATCATCGTGGTCACTCACAACGGAATCGTTAAAACTGCCGCTAAATTGGCAGTTGGTGGCCCTAGTGACGCCGTGTTTCACATGGATGCAACACCTTGTTCGATATCTTCTATCTCTATTTGGCCATCCGATGGTCTTCGCGCCCTGCGATCATTTAACGAAAGAGGACACCTCCGTTGATTTCATCTACCGAATGGCTCGTCACAGTTGGCGTGCTCGGCGCCGTTATCGTCTTCGACCTCATCCTTGCTATCGCACGTCGCAATAAAGAGACAACGTCTCGCGAAGCGATTGGTTGGACTCTCTTCTACGTAGTTGCAGCGATTGCTTTCGGTTACTTACTTCCCAACTGGGCTCCTCAGGAATACCGCAAGGAATTCATCGCAGGATGGCTTACTGAGTACTCACTCTCAGTAGATAACCTCTTCGTATTCATCATCTTGCTCGCTAACCTCAAGATCAAGAAAGAGTCTCAGCAGCTCGTTCTTCTTTACGGAATCATGATTGCGATTGTTCTTCGCGTCATTCTCATCTTCCTTGGCGTAGCACTCGTAACTCGCTTCACTTGGGTCTTCTTCTTCTTTGGTGGCTTCCTTATCTTTACTGCTTACAAACTGGTCAACGAGAAGGAAGAAGTCGAAGGCGATGAAGCCAAGCTCGTCGGCTTCTTGCGCAAGCGCGGATTCAGTAACTTTGGAATCGCACTCGTCGCACTCGGCGTTACAGACCTCATCTTCGCGCTCGATTCAATCCCAGCAATCTTGGGTCTAACAACAAGTAGCTACGTCGTTATCACTGCAAACATCTTTGCTCTGATGGGACTTCGCCAGCTCTACTTCTTACTCCAGGGACTCATGGATCGCTTGATTCACTTATCTCGTGGCCTTGCATTTATCTTGGCATTCATCGGCGTGAAGATGGTTCTCCACGCGATTCACAGCCTTGGCGTCCACGTTCCTGAGGTGTCACTCGAACTCAGTTTGGCTGTAATCATCACTACGCTCACTGTTACAGCGATTACTAGCCTCTACGCCACACGGAAATCTGTTAAGTAATCTCGCGTACCATTAGGTAACGAAGAGTCGCCCGGATCACCGCGTTGCAGAAATGCACCGAGGAAAGTCCGGACTTCACAGAGCAAGGTGGTGGGTAACGCCCACCTGGAGCAATCCACGGGAAAGTGCAACAGAAAGTAAACCGCCAATAGCAATATTGGTAAGGGTGAAACGGCGGTGTAAGAGACCACCAGTACGAGTAGCAATATTCGTAGCTATGTAAACCCCACCTGAAGCAAGACCAAGAAGATAGTGCGTTGCTCGCGCAAGCTATCGGGTAGGTTGCTTGAATCTGTAAGTAATTACAGATCTAGATGGATGGTGATCGGTTCGCAAGAACTACAGGATCCGGCTTATAGGGCGACTCTTCTACTTAATTGAATTTTGCACGAAGCCAGCAATCGGCAAGATGTACTTCAAGACAAGTCCAAGTCCGAGAGTTGTCAGCAAAGCACCTGATGATCCATATACGTGATACTGAGCCTCAGGATCGACAATCACTTTAGAAGTGATGAACCATGCAAGCGACCAAGCCACCGCAGTGCTGAAGGCCCAGATAGTTACAAATTTAGGATCTCGTGTCTGCGACAGTGACTGAGCAATTCCGATGAGAAGCCCAGCGACCAAGCCAGATCCGGCTAAAGATGCAGAATCGAACTTAAAGGAAAATGCATAAGAATTAATCAGGGCTGCAACAGTTGCTGCGATAGCTGTAGCCGCTATCCACGAAGTTGAAATTCCATACTTCTTGAGTGACAAGTACTGGATGAGTCCTACGACCAAGCCAACGATTAATCCGCCGCCAACAGATCTTGCGACCGAGCTCGCTGGTCCGAAGATCAATTTGGCGAGCAGCCCACCAATTGGGAAGGCAAGGAATGTAGGTGTCCAGCGAAGTAAGAGTTCAGTCATTTTCATGCACAAAATTTTAAACTAACGGGCAAGAAAAAGAGCTAACGACTCAAGGTAGCTATTCATGCCTGCCTGAGCCATTTCTGCTTGGCCGTCTGGGAGTTCTCCAAACTGAGAAAACTTCGACCATGAGTTAGATCCACGATTCTCGAATTCAATTCGGATTAAGTGCGATTCAGTTGTGAAATCTTTTGCCGCAAACTCTTCAGGCGACGTCGTGTAGTGCAATGTGTGCTCAATCAATATGCTCTTCTCAATTGCTGAGTACTTTCCAAAGAAGTAGGCAGTGAAGCCTTGCTCAGGTACTTCGACTCCACAAGTCCAGAGCCCACCAATAGTTAGATCTGAAACAGTTGCACCTTTGGTGGAACCTAGATCAGTCGGGAAATACCAGGATTCAAGTTCGGACGCGTCAGTCCATGCCTTCCAAAGTCGATCTATTGAAACGGGATACTCGCGCTCTACCGAATACAGAAATGCATGGGTCATAGCCCAACTTTATCAGCCGCAATTCCTGGCTCTGAGAAGAGCTCTCTCTTACAATTAATTCATGGCAGAGAAGAAAGTAATGGGACCGGCTTCGTATTTTCCCTCGATTGAGAAGAAGTATGGAAAACCAATCGAGCATTGGATGAAGGAACTCAAGAAAGTTTCAAAGCTTGCCCACATGGAACAGGTCGCTCACCTCAAGGAGAAGTTTGAAATGGGTCATGGCCATGCAAATGCAATAGTGGCAGTTTTTAGACAGAAGAACGGTCTTTAGTCTTGGCAACAAGAGAGCAGAAGATTTATGAGATGCCCGTGGCTGATGTTTATGTTCACTATGTAAATAAGGTGGAGCGCAAAGATCGAACCGAGGCTGAGCTAATTAAAGTCATGTGCTGGCTGACGGGCTTTGACAGTAAGACGCTTAAACAGCACCTAAAGAACCAAACTTCATTCAGGGATTTCTTCAAAGCTGCGAAAATTCACCCCAATGCCAAGCTGATAACAGGGTCCATTTGTGGCGTGAAGATTGCAGATATCGAGGATCCTCTGATGAAGAAGATTCGCTATATGGACAAGCTCGTTGACGAGATTGCTAAGGGACGCCCAATGGAGAAGATTCTTCGGGAAGCCTAAGTAGACTTAGGAAATGGCTAGATACATTATTTATTTCAATCAACAGTGGGTGGGCGATCACCCGGCTGAATGGTATGAACCACGCGGTCCGCTTGCTCGC
Encoded proteins:
- a CDS encoding bifunctional RNase H/acid phosphatase — encoded protein: MARHFKLTADGGSRGNPGPAGYGAVVTESGKIVAELFDVIGIATNNVAEYSGLLAGLSHINKLDAQATVEVAMDSKLVVEQMSGRWQIKHADMRDLAKQCRDAHPASLVTYSWIPRDENSHADRLANKALDGGSAHKPAPVIQQNFLTDRLRSAEIPTFIYFVRHGETVLTPARKFSGTGSLDPELMQEGLDQADLVAEECAKLGAEILIASPLNRTRQTAEAISRATGLEIIFDKAWYELSFGSWDGKAIEEVREEEPDNYQAWINSSSYAPPGGGESYDEASIRIEEALEKLVAEYPGKKIIVVTHNGIVKTAAKLAVGGPSDAVFHMDATPCSISSISIWPSDGLRALRSFNERGHLR
- a CDS encoding SRPBCC family protein, which encodes MTHAFLYSVEREYPVSIDRLWKAWTDASELESWYFPTDLGSTKGATVSDLTIGGLWTCGVEVPEQGFTAYFFGKYSAIEKSILIEHTLHYTTSPEEFAAKDFTTESHLIRIEFENRGSNSWSKFSQFGELPDGQAEMAQAGMNSYLESLALFLAR
- a CDS encoding DUF4287 domain-containing protein, which translates into the protein MAEKKVMGPASYFPSIEKKYGKPIEHWMKELKKVSKLAHMEQVAHLKEKFEMGHGHANAIVAVFRQKNGL
- a CDS encoding TerC family protein, with product MISSTEWLVTVGVLGAVIVFDLILAIARRNKETTSREAIGWTLFYVVAAIAFGYLLPNWAPQEYRKEFIAGWLTEYSLSVDNLFVFIILLANLKIKKESQQLVLLYGIMIAIVLRVILIFLGVALVTRFTWVFFFFGGFLIFTAYKLVNEKEEVEGDEAKLVGFLRKRGFSNFGIALVALGVTDLIFALDSIPAILGLTTSSYVVITANIFALMGLRQLYFLLQGLMDRLIHLSRGLAFILAFIGVKMVLHAIHSLGVHVPEVSLELSLAVIITTLTVTAITSLYATRKSVK
- a CDS encoding DUF2200 domain-containing protein, with translation MPVADVYVHYVNKVERKDRTEAELIKVMCWLTGFDSKTLKQHLKNQTSFRDFFKAAKIHPNAKLITGSICGVKIADIEDPLMKKIRYMDKLVDEIAKGRPMEKILREA